In Candidatus Tachikawaea gelatinosa, a genomic segment contains:
- the carB gene encoding carbamoyl-phosphate synthase large subunit — MNNRINIKSILILGAGPIVIGQACEFDYAGVQACRALREEGYRIILINSNPATIMTDPETADIIYIEPIHWKIVKKIIKKERPDAILPTMGGQTALNCVLELHHNHVLDKYNVKMIGATIKTIEKAENRQLFDKAMKKIGLETAKSGVAHSFKEALLVLEKIGFPCIIRPSFTMGGTGGGIAYNLKDFKKICDNGLLLSPIKELIIDESLIGWKEYEMEVMRDKKDNCIIVCSIENLDPMGIHTGDSITVAPAQTLTDKEYQIMRNAAISVLREIEVETGGSNVQFAVNPKNGKLIIIEMNPRVSRSSALASKATGFPIAKIAAKLAVGYTLDELKNEITGNQTPASFEPTIDYVVTKVPRFNFEKFIGTNNRLTTQMKSVGEVMAIGRTFQESIQKALCSLEIGISGFDQKVFHYDAKDIKKIKYELKNPGSDRILYVADAFRAKIIIETIFKLTNIDYWFLTQIKELIDIEEQIKSKKLKIFNLKTLKFLKKKGFSDARIAFLKNTTEKDIRELRYKLNVRPVYKRIDTCSAEFSTNTAYMYSTYEEECESNPNKNSNKILILGGGPNRIGQGVEFDYCCVHAALALKKDNFETIIINCNPETVSTDYDISDRLYFEPVTLENVLEIVHLEKPKGVIIQYGGQTPLNLAKSLELENVTIIGTNPKSIDCAEDRQKFQKIIYEIGLKQPKNAIANNIKEAIEKTKIIGYPLVIRPSYVLGGRAMQIIYNEIDLQKYFKEMMFSIKDYPILLDQFLDNATEVDVDAICDGKQVLIAGIMEHIEQAGVHSGDSACCLPPYTLNKNIQNKLRKQVEKLAFKLNISGLMNVQFAIKKDVPYLIEVNPRAARTIPFVSKAIGIPLAKIAARVMIGKSLKEQGILKEILPPYFSIKEVVLPFNKFKGVDPILSPEMRSTGEVMSIGITFEEAFSKSMLATQSFFQKRGRVLLCLGKKEKNKIINLAKKLINLGFQLDATPETGKILKYENINVRILNSKNTDKLNIFNCIKNREYVYIVNIEKKINAFENSKNIRIHALQNQIHFDTTIKGSFATISALNSNPIKNVLSINEIHAKLER, encoded by the coding sequence ATGAATAATCGTATAAATATTAAATCTATATTAATTCTTGGTGCCGGGCCAATTGTAATTGGCCAAGCATGTGAATTTGACTATGCTGGAGTACAAGCGTGTAGGGCTTTACGTGAAGAAGGATATCGAATAATTTTAATTAATTCTAATCCAGCAACTATTATGACAGATCCAGAAACAGCAGATATAATTTATATTGAACCAATACATTGGAAAATAGTAAAAAAAATTATCAAAAAAGAACGTCCAGACGCGATTTTACCAACTATGGGAGGTCAAACTGCATTAAATTGCGTATTAGAACTTCATCATAATCATGTATTAGATAAATATAACGTAAAAATGATTGGAGCTACCATTAAAACTATTGAAAAAGCAGAAAATAGACAACTCTTTGATAAAGCAATGAAAAAAATTGGATTAGAGACAGCAAAATCAGGAGTAGCTCATTCGTTTAAAGAAGCTTTATTAGTCTTAGAAAAAATAGGTTTTCCATGTATTATTCGACCATCTTTTACTATGGGTGGAACGGGAGGAGGAATAGCATATAATTTAAAAGATTTTAAAAAAATTTGTGATAATGGATTACTGTTATCTCCTATTAAAGAATTAATCATTGATGAATCTTTAATTGGTTGGAAAGAATATGAAATGGAAGTTATGAGAGATAAAAAAGATAATTGTATTATTGTTTGTTCTATAGAAAATCTTGATCCTATGGGTATTCATACAGGAGATTCAATAACGGTTGCACCTGCTCAAACATTGACTGATAAAGAATATCAAATTATGCGAAATGCTGCAATTTCAGTTTTAAGAGAAATTGAAGTAGAAACCGGTGGTTCTAATGTACAATTTGCTGTAAATCCGAAAAATGGAAAATTAATTATTATTGAAATGAATCCTCGTGTATCACGATCTTCTGCACTAGCATCAAAAGCTACTGGTTTTCCAATAGCTAAAATTGCTGCTAAATTGGCAGTAGGTTACACTTTAGATGAACTAAAAAACGAAATTACGGGTAATCAAACACCAGCTTCTTTTGAACCAACTATTGATTATGTAGTTACAAAAGTTCCAAGATTTAATTTCGAAAAATTTATTGGAACAAATAATCGTTTAACTACACAAATGAAATCAGTTGGAGAGGTCATGGCAATTGGTAGAACTTTTCAAGAATCAATTCAAAAAGCTTTATGTAGTTTAGAAATTGGTATTTCTGGTTTTGATCAAAAAGTATTTCATTATGACGCTAAGGATATAAAGAAAATTAAATATGAATTAAAAAATCCAGGTTCTGATCGTATTTTATATGTTGCAGATGCTTTCCGAGCGAAAATTATTATAGAAACAATTTTTAAATTAACAAATATTGATTATTGGTTTTTAACACAGATAAAAGAGTTAATTGATATAGAAGAACAAATTAAAAGTAAAAAATTAAAAATTTTTAACTTAAAAACGTTAAAGTTTTTGAAAAAAAAAGGATTTTCTGATGCACGTATAGCATTCTTAAAAAATACAACAGAAAAAGATATTCGTGAATTACGTTACAAATTAAATGTACGTCCTGTTTATAAAAGAATTGATACTTGTTCCGCAGAGTTTTCAACTAATACTGCATATATGTATTCAACTTATGAAGAAGAGTGTGAATCTAATCCTAATAAAAATTCTAATAAAATTTTAATATTAGGTGGTGGTCCAAATAGAATAGGACAAGGAGTAGAATTTGATTATTGTTGTGTACATGCTGCATTAGCTTTAAAAAAAGATAATTTTGAAACCATTATTATAAATTGCAATCCAGAAACTGTATCTACAGATTACGATATTTCTGATCGTTTATACTTTGAACCAGTAACTTTAGAAAATGTTTTAGAAATTGTTCATCTTGAAAAACCAAAAGGAGTAATTATTCAATATGGAGGACAAACCCCGTTAAATTTAGCAAAAAGTTTGGAACTAGAAAATGTTACTATCATAGGAACAAACCCAAAATCTATTGACTGTGCAGAAGATCGTCAAAAATTTCAAAAAATTATTTATGAAATAGGGTTAAAACAACCTAAAAATGCAATTGCTAACAATATAAAAGAAGCAATAGAAAAAACAAAAATTATTGGATACCCTTTAGTTATTCGTCCATCCTATGTATTAGGAGGACGAGCAATGCAAATTATTTATAATGAGATTGATTTACAAAAATATTTTAAAGAAATGATGTTTTCTATTAAAGATTATCCCATTCTTCTTGATCAATTTCTTGATAATGCGACAGAAGTTGATGTTGACGCTATTTGTGATGGTAAACAAGTATTAATTGCTGGAATTATGGAACATATTGAACAAGCTGGAGTACACTCTGGAGATTCTGCATGTTGTTTACCACCATATACTTTAAATAAAAATATTCAAAATAAATTACGTAAACAAGTAGAAAAATTAGCTTTCAAATTAAATATTTCTGGTTTAATGAATGTTCAGTTTGCTATTAAAAAAGATGTCCCATATTTAATTGAAGTCAATCCACGAGCTGCTAGAACAATACCTTTTGTTTCAAAAGCTATCGGTATTCCATTAGCGAAAATCGCAGCACGTGTTATGATTGGAAAATCACTAAAAGAACAAGGTATCTTAAAAGAAATTTTACCTCCATATTTTTCAATTAAAGAAGTAGTTTTGCCTTTTAATAAATTTAAAGGAGTTGATCCAATTCTTAGTCCAGAAATGCGTTCTACTGGTGAAGTTATGTCTATTGGTATAACATTTGAAGAAGCTTTCTCTAAATCAATGTTAGCTACTCAATCCTTTTTTCAAAAAAGAGGTCGCGTTTTGTTATGTTTAGGAAAAAAAGAAAAAAACAAAATTATTAATTTAGCTAAAAAATTGATAAATTTAGGGTTTCAATTAGATGCTACACCTGAAACAGGTAAAATATTAAAATATGAAAACATTAATGTACGTATTTTAAATTCAAAAAATACAGACAAGTTAAACATTTTTAATTGTATAAAAAATCGTGAATATGTTTATATTGTTAATATTGAAAAAAAAATAAATGCTTTTGAAAATTCTAAAAATATTCGAATTCATGCTTTACAAAATCAAATTCATTTTGATACAACGATTAAAGGTAGTTTTGCTACTATTAGTGCTTTAAACTCAAATCCAATAAAAAATGTTTTATCTATTAATGAAATACATGCTAAACTTGAAAGATGA
- the rpmF gene encoding 50S ribosomal protein L32, giving the protein MAVQKNKPSRSKRGMRRSHDSLKNKLLSIDKVSGEMHIRHRITADGYYRGCKVITFKK; this is encoded by the coding sequence ATGGCAGTACAAAAAAATAAACCGAGCCGATCAAAAAGAGGAATGCGTAGATCACATGATTCATTAAAAAATAAGCTTTTATCTATAGATAAAGTATCTGGAGAAATGCATATTAGACATAGAATAACAGCAGATGGTTACTATCGTGGGTGTAAAGTAATAACATTTAAAAAATAA
- the plsX gene encoding phosphate acyltransferase PlsX: MTYLTLSIDGMSGDFGPKVIVPAIIQSLKLNPKFIVFLIGDCNIINSLINKEDYHLLKRLKLIQSNTVLSSDISLSEAIFNSKGSSMRIALELVRDGKAQACVSAGNTAILLGLSKLLIKPLKGIHRPALATILPAIIGNIIILDLGANIISDTKMLVQFAIMGSIMAETVLNISYPRVALLNVGNEEKKGLANIRNASKILKNLSNINYIGYIEGNDIFAKKTDVVVCDGFVGNITLKTIEGISQIFFTFIKNSKSLMPYEFNFLESLTRKKIISNFSCFNTDQYNGAYLLGLNKPVIKSHGSANQKAFAIAIKYAAKSILFKIPEKISNKIYKANIPYLG; this comes from the coding sequence TTGACATATTTAACTTTATCAATAGATGGAATGAGTGGTGATTTTGGACCTAAAGTTATTGTACCAGCTATAATACAAAGTCTAAAGTTGAATCCTAAATTTATTGTTTTTTTAATTGGTGATTGTAATATTATTAATTCTCTAATCAATAAAGAAGATTATCATCTATTAAAAAGATTAAAATTGATTCAATCAAATACTGTACTTTCTAGTGATATTAGCCTTTCAGAGGCTATTTTTAATAGCAAAGGTAGTTCAATGCGAATAGCACTAGAATTAGTAAGAGATGGAAAAGCGCAAGCATGTGTTAGCGCTGGAAATACAGCTATTTTATTAGGCTTATCAAAATTATTAATTAAACCTTTAAAGGGTATTCATCGTCCTGCCTTAGCAACTATATTACCTGCTATCATAGGCAATATTATTATATTAGATTTAGGTGCAAATATTATATCAGACACTAAAATGTTAGTACAATTTGCAATAATGGGTAGTATAATGGCAGAAACTGTACTGAATATTTCTTATCCCCGAGTTGCATTATTAAACGTTGGCAATGAAGAAAAAAAAGGATTAGCTAACATACGTAATGCTTCAAAAATTTTAAAAAATTTATCAAATATAAATTATATTGGTTATATTGAAGGTAATGATATTTTTGCTAAAAAAACTGATGTTGTAGTCTGTGACGGTTTTGTAGGAAACATTACATTAAAAACAATAGAGGGTATTTCTCAAATTTTTTTTACATTTATTAAAAATAGCAAAAGTTTAATGCCATATGAATTTAACTTCTTAGAATCTTTGACAAGAAAAAAAATTATAAGTAATTTTAGTTGTTTTAACACAGATCAATATAATGGAGCTTATCTTTTAGGTTTAAATAAACCCGTTATTAAAAGTCATGGCTCTGCTAACCAAAAAGCTTTTGCTATTGCAATAAAATATGCTGCAAAATCTATACTATTCAAAATTCCTGAAAAAATTTCTAATAAAATTTATAAAGCAAACATACCGTACTTAGGATAA
- the fabD gene encoding ACP S-malonyltransferase produces the protein MKSFGMVFPGQGSQHIGMLSQLISKYPEVQETFDEASSILDNKDLWQLVQNGPREELNKTINTQPALLSASVAIFKILKKKKIIPQIMAGHSLGEYSALVCAKVLSFHNAIKLIKIRSELMENAVPKGTGLMMAIIGLEKKIVQKLCLENKKKQEIVEISNFNSPYQIVISGNKESVKKTGIACKNIGAKHIVQLPISIPSHCSLMKPIAKKFSQYLKKVDFYPPKIPVINNVDVTIENDVNIIRKNLARQLYKPVRWIEIVQFITKKNIEKILEIGPKKVLNKLIVSITNSIETISINDYKSLSLVYKFIKE, from the coding sequence ATGAAATCATTTGGAATGGTTTTTCCAGGTCAAGGATCTCAACATATTGGAATGTTATCACAATTAATATCAAAATATCCTGAAGTTCAAGAGACATTTGATGAAGCTTCATCAATTCTTGATAACAAAGATTTATGGCAACTGGTTCAAAACGGACCGAGAGAAGAATTGAATAAAACTATAAATACACAACCAGCATTATTATCTGCATCAGTTGCTATTTTTAAGATTTTAAAGAAAAAAAAAATAATTCCTCAAATAATGGCAGGTCACAGTCTTGGTGAATATTCTGCATTAGTTTGTGCTAAAGTACTAAGCTTTCATAATGCAATTAAATTAATTAAAATAAGAAGTGAATTAATGGAAAATGCTGTTCCAAAAGGAACAGGACTCATGATGGCTATCATAGGTTTAGAAAAAAAAATTGTTCAAAAATTATGCTTAGAAAATAAAAAAAAACAAGAAATCGTTGAAATTTCAAATTTTAATAGCCCATATCAAATAGTTATTTCAGGGAATAAAGAATCTGTTAAAAAAACAGGGATAGCTTGCAAAAATATAGGAGCTAAACATATTGTTCAATTACCCATTAGTATTCCATCACATTGTAGTTTAATGAAACCTATTGCAAAAAAATTTTCTCAATATTTAAAGAAAGTTGATTTTTATCCTCCTAAGATTCCAGTTATTAATAATGTAGATGTAACAATAGAAAATGATGTAAATATTATTCGTAAAAATTTGGCACGACAATTATATAAACCAGTACGTTGGATAGAGATAGTACAATTCATCACCAAAAAAAATATTGAAAAAATATTAGAAATTGGTCCAAAAAAAGTTCTAAATAAATTAATTGTATCTATTACAAATAGTATAGAAACAATATCAATAAATGATTATAAATCGTTATCATTAGTATATAAATTTATAAAGGAATAA
- a CDS encoding 3-oxoacyl-ACP reductase family protein, whose amino-acid sequence MSLKDKIALVTGATKGIGKAIAKKLTKKGAIVIGTATTEDGAKTICNYLKNEDRGIVLNINDDKKVEYEINRIHNKFEKVDILVNNAAIHCDKLFFRMKYTEWKNVLDTNLYSIFFITKSILRYMLKKHIKGRIVNISSVVASIGNIGQTNYSASKAGLIGFSKSLAREVAPFGINVNVVSPGYIETNMTNNIKEDQRSAILKHIPLGRLGNVDEVANVVSFLVSNESSYITGETLHVNGGMYMV is encoded by the coding sequence ATGAGTTTAAAAGATAAAATAGCTTTAGTGACTGGAGCAACTAAAGGTATTGGTAAAGCAATAGCAAAAAAATTAACAAAAAAAGGAGCAATAGTTATTGGTACTGCTACAACTGAGGATGGTGCTAAAACTATTTGTAATTATTTGAAAAATGAAGATAGGGGAATTGTATTAAACATTAATGATGATAAAAAAGTTGAATATGAAATTAATAGAATTCATAATAAATTTGAAAAAGTTGATATTTTAGTTAATAACGCAGCTATTCATTGTGATAAATTATTTTTTAGAATGAAATATACTGAATGGAAAAACGTTTTAGATACCAATCTATATTCTATATTTTTTATTACTAAATCAATATTACGTTATATGTTGAAAAAACATATAAAAGGACGTATTGTAAATATATCTTCTGTTGTAGCTAGCATAGGTAATATTGGACAAACAAATTACTCTGCTTCAAAAGCTGGTTTAATTGGTTTTAGTAAATCTTTAGCACGGGAAGTTGCTCCATTTGGAATTAATGTGAATGTAGTATCACCTGGATATATTGAAACTAATATGACAAATAATATTAAAGAAGATCAACGATCCGCTATTCTTAAACATATCCCGTTAGGTCGTTTAGGTAATGTAGACGAAGTTGCTAACGTTGTATCTTTTTTAGTCTCTAATGAATCTTCATATATTACTGGCGAAACTTTACATGTTAATGGTGGTATGTATATGGTCTGA
- the acpP gene encoding acyl carrier protein — protein sequence MSDIEQRVKKIIAEQLGVKEEEVTNSASFVEDLGADSLDTVELVMALEEEFNTEIPDEKAEKITTVQAAIDYINSHKIQ from the coding sequence ATGAGTGATATCGAGCAACGTGTTAAAAAGATTATTGCTGAGCAATTAGGTGTAAAAGAAGAAGAAGTAACTAATTCCGCTTCTTTCGTAGAAGACCTAGGAGCGGATTCTCTCGATACTGTTGAATTAGTAATGGCACTCGAAGAAGAATTTAATACTGAGATTCCAGACGAAAAAGCTGAAAAAATTACTACTGTTCAAGCAGCAATTGACTATATTAATAGCCATAAAATTCAATGA
- the fabF gene encoding beta-ketoacyl-ACP synthase II — MFKRRVVVTGLGILSPVGNTIDSTWKKIVEGHSGITLIDHFDTHLYTTNFAGLIKNFDCSSVISKKDQRKMDLFIQYGIVAGIQAWQDSGLKIDDKKSQRIGVAIGSGIGGLRLIEKNYKLLLEVGPRKISPFFVSSTIINMVAGYLSIMYGLRGPTISISTACTSGSHNIGQAARIIAYNDADIMLAGGAEKASTPLGIGGFGAARVLSTKKNNPKKASRPWDKYRDGFVLSDGAGVIVLEEFEHAKKRNAKIYAELVGFGMSSDAYHITTPSINGKGAILSMRNALSDANLVPEQIGYINAHATSTIIGDEVEAKAIKYVFGEHSKKIMVSSTKSMIGHLLGAAGAVESIFSILSLRDQIIPPTINLDNKDTNCDDLDFVPHISRQVKGLKYVLCNSFGFGGTNSSLIFSKVK; from the coding sequence ATGTTTAAAAGACGAGTTGTTGTGACTGGTTTAGGAATATTATCACCTGTTGGAAATACTATAGATTCAACTTGGAAAAAAATAGTTGAAGGTCACAGTGGCATTACGTTAATTGATCATTTTGATACACATTTATATACAACGAATTTTGCTGGATTAATCAAAAATTTTGATTGTAGTTCAGTTATTTCAAAAAAAGATCAACGAAAAATGGATTTATTTATACAATATGGAATTGTAGCAGGTATACAAGCATGGCAAGATTCTGGACTCAAAATAGATGATAAAAAATCACAACGTATTGGAGTAGCAATTGGTTCTGGGATTGGAGGACTAAGATTAATTGAAAAAAATTACAAATTATTATTAGAAGTAGGACCACGAAAAATTAGTCCTTTTTTTGTTTCTTCTACTATTATAAATATGGTGGCAGGATATTTAAGTATTATGTATGGTTTACGAGGGCCAACTATTTCCATTTCTACAGCTTGTACTTCTGGATCTCATAATATAGGACAAGCCGCTCGAATTATAGCTTACAACGATGCAGATATAATGTTAGCAGGTGGAGCAGAAAAAGCTAGTACTCCGTTAGGTATCGGAGGTTTTGGGGCAGCTCGTGTACTTTCAACAAAAAAAAATAATCCTAAAAAAGCAAGTCGTCCATGGGATAAATATAGGGATGGTTTTGTGTTATCAGATGGAGCTGGTGTAATAGTTTTAGAAGAGTTTGAACATGCAAAAAAACGTAATGCCAAAATATATGCAGAACTAGTTGGCTTCGGTATGAGTAGTGATGCTTACCATATTACAACACCATCTATTAACGGTAAAGGAGCGATTTTATCTATGAGGAATGCATTGTCTGATGCTAATCTTGTTCCAGAACAAATTGGATATATTAATGCTCATGCAACATCTACTATTATAGGAGATGAAGTAGAAGCTAAAGCAATAAAATATGTTTTTGGTGAACATTCAAAAAAAATTATGGTTAGTTCTACTAAATCAATGATAGGTCATCTTTTAGGAGCTGCAGGTGCAGTAGAATCGATTTTTTCTATTTTAAGTTTACGTGATCAAATTATTCCTCCAACTATTAATTTAGATAATAAAGACACAAATTGTGACGATTTAGATTTTGTACCTCATATTTCAAGACAAGTTAAAGGATTAAAGTATGTTTTATGTAATTCATTTGGTTTTGGAGGAACTAATAGTTCTTTAATTTTTAGCAAAGTTAAATGA
- a CDS encoding DNA polymerase III subunit delta' C-terminal domain-containing protein: MDDKNENIDQYSWLKKIYRNMVYQYKKKKYHHSTIIETIDGMGDEILIWNFSCWIMCQNNTSYDISCKICHHCRLMKKRNHPDWYCVEAEDKKKLISVDIIRKLIEKLFNYAQQDGPKIVWFPFAEQLGKSSMNSLLKILEEPPSNTWFFISSKNFSYLSNSIKSRCFKISLLYFNEKENLNWLKAKTQKCEVDLITALRLCGNGPIAAFSFLSNDILWNKRKILFFNIMIFFRKKIFQEIFTILNDDQLILYTSWLLTFFLDFMKWKVKATYHITNCDCINIFKENKNFFSYSILYNLTKILINARKFLIKISAINRELIIVKLLLDFEEIINL, encoded by the coding sequence ATGGATGATAAAAATGAAAATATAGATCAATATAGTTGGTTAAAAAAAATTTATAGAAATATGGTATATCAATATAAAAAAAAAAAATATCATCATTCAACTATTATAGAAACTATTGATGGTATGGGTGATGAAATATTAATTTGGAATTTTAGTTGTTGGATTATGTGTCAAAATAATACGAGTTATGATATATCTTGCAAAATATGCCATCATTGTAGATTAATGAAAAAAAGAAATCATCCTGATTGGTATTGTGTAGAAGCAGAAGATAAAAAAAAATTAATTAGCGTTGATATTATTAGAAAATTAATTGAAAAACTTTTTAATTATGCGCAACAAGATGGTCCTAAAATAGTTTGGTTTCCTTTTGCTGAACAGTTAGGTAAATCTTCTATGAATAGTTTATTAAAAATATTAGAAGAACCACCTTCTAATACCTGGTTTTTTATTTCTTCTAAAAATTTTTCTTATTTATCAAATAGTATAAAAAGTCGTTGTTTTAAAATATCTCTTTTGTATTTTAATGAAAAAGAAAATTTAAATTGGTTAAAAGCAAAAACACAAAAATGCGAAGTTGATTTAATTACTGCTTTACGATTATGTGGAAATGGACCTATTGCTGCTTTTTCTTTTTTGTCTAATGACATTTTATGGAATAAAAGAAAAATATTATTTTTTAATATCATGATTTTTTTTAGAAAAAAAATTTTCCAAGAAATATTTACTATACTTAATGACGATCAATTAATATTATATACTTCTTGGTTATTAACTTTTTTTTTAGATTTTATGAAATGGAAAGTTAAAGCAACATACCATATAACTAATTGTGATTGTATTAATATTTTTAAAGAAAATAAAAATTTTTTTTCCTATAGTATTTTATATAATCTTACAAAGATTTTAATAAATGCACGTAAATTTTTAATAAAAATCAGTGCTATTAATCGTGAATTAATTATAGTAAAATTGTTATTAGATTTTGAAGAAATCATAAATTTATAA
- a CDS encoding TatD family hydrolase produces the protein MFLIDSHCHIDSLISSSNFSYNLKDIMETCFLKNVKFILGISTTLSQFKHLKNLVNDYSNIAISCGVHPLYQKEIDSLDYHSLYKLSLDKKVIAIGETGLDYFHSSDRKKQQQSAFYKHLDVSYQLKKPVIIHARNSYTDILSILKKEKIENFRGIMHCFNGNKSIASKFLDIGMYLSFSGIVTFKNSEQLRETIKYIPTNRILIETDAPYLAPEPFRGKTNHPAHVVEIANCIAKIKNMNVKNFADIVKKNFTQLFNISYID, from the coding sequence ATGTTTCTTATTGATTCTCATTGTCATATAGATTCTTTAATATCGTCTAGTAATTTTTCTTATAATTTGAAAGATATCATGGAAACATGCTTTTTAAAAAATGTAAAATTCATTTTAGGAATATCTACTACTTTATCGCAATTTAAACATTTGAAAAATTTGGTTAATGATTATTCAAATATTGCTATATCTTGTGGTGTGCATCCATTATATCAAAAAGAAATAGATAGTTTAGATTATCACTCTTTATATAAATTATCACTGGATAAAAAAGTTATTGCTATTGGGGAAACGGGCTTAGACTACTTTCACAGTAGCGATAGAAAAAAACAACAACAATCTGCTTTTTATAAACATCTTGATGTTAGTTATCAATTAAAAAAACCAGTTATTATACATGCAAGAAACTCTTATACAGATATTTTATCTATTTTAAAAAAAGAAAAAATAGAAAATTTTAGGGGAATTATGCACTGTTTCAATGGAAATAAATCAATAGCATCAAAATTTCTTGATATTGGTATGTATCTTTCATTTTCTGGTATTGTAACGTTCAAAAATTCAGAACAGCTAAGAGAAACTATAAAATATATCCCTACTAATCGTATTTTAATTGAAACTGATGCTCCTTATCTTGCTCCAGAACCTTTTAGAGGAAAGACAAATCATCCTGCTCATGTTGTTGAAATTGCTAACTGTATAGCAAAAATAAAAAATATGAACGTTAAAAATTTTGCAGATATTGTTAAAAAAAATTTTACTCAATTATTTAATATTTCGTATATAGATTAA